One window of Lawsonibacter asaccharolyticus genomic DNA carries:
- a CDS encoding undecaprenyl pyrophosphate synthetase, whose amino-acid sequence MPLFTKKPQPEVQVDFQDLPRHIAIIMDGNGRWAKKRGLPRSAGHAAGAETFRTIATYCKEIGLEYLTVYAFSTENWKRPEDEVGAIMGLLKKYLLEAIGQMERDKVKMEFFGDLSPLSQELRDLCEQTRRISKRYDGCQVNICLNYGGRDEILRAARAYALDCVEGRADPNHLTQENFSGYLFSRGVPDPDLIIRPSGELRLSNFLLWESAYAEFYFTDVLWPDFSKAELLRAIASYQSRARRFGGI is encoded by the coding sequence ATGCCGCTGTTTACAAAGAAGCCTCAGCCGGAGGTACAGGTTGACTTTCAGGACCTGCCCCGGCATATCGCCATTATCATGGATGGAAATGGCCGGTGGGCCAAAAAGCGGGGGCTGCCCCGTTCGGCGGGACATGCCGCCGGGGCGGAGACTTTCCGCACCATCGCCACCTACTGCAAGGAGATCGGCCTGGAGTATCTGACGGTCTATGCCTTTTCCACGGAAAACTGGAAGCGGCCGGAGGATGAGGTGGGCGCCATCATGGGCCTGCTGAAGAAGTACCTGCTGGAGGCCATCGGACAGATGGAACGGGACAAGGTGAAGATGGAGTTTTTCGGGGACCTCTCTCCGCTGTCCCAGGAGCTCCGGGACCTGTGTGAGCAGACCCGACGCATCTCCAAGAGGTACGACGGCTGTCAGGTGAATATCTGCCTGAATTATGGCGGACGGGACGAGATCCTCCGGGCCGCCCGGGCCTATGCCCTGGACTGTGTAGAGGGGAGGGCGGACCCCAACCACCTGACACAGGAGAACTTCTCCGGCTACCTGTTCTCCCGCGGGGTGCCGGACCCGGACCTGATCATCCGCCCCAGCGGGGAGCTGCGCCTATCCAATTTCCTGCTGTGGGAGTCCGCCTATGCGGAGTTCTACTTTACGGATGTGCTGTGGCCGGATTTCAGCAAAGCAGAGCTGCTGCGGGCCATCGCCAGCTATCAGAGCCGGGCCCGGCGATTTGGAGGTATTTGA
- a CDS encoding ribosome recycling factor has protein sequence MSPETKVYDAKMQKTIEVVKANFASVRAGRANAGVLDRIFVEYYGTPTPLNQVAAISSPDPRTLMIQPWDGTLLKAIEKAIQTSDLGINPQNDGRVIRLGFPQLTEERRRDLTKQVHKYGEEGKVALRNIRREAMDEIKKQVKKSEITEDDQKQLEKELQDLTDKRCKEVDELTAKKEQELMAV, from the coding sequence ATGAGCCCTGAGACAAAAGTTTACGATGCCAAGATGCAGAAGACCATCGAAGTGGTCAAGGCCAACTTCGCCTCTGTCCGTGCCGGACGGGCCAATGCCGGCGTGCTGGACCGTATTTTCGTGGAGTACTACGGCACGCCCACCCCGCTCAACCAGGTGGCGGCCATCTCCTCCCCCGACCCCCGCACCCTGATGATCCAGCCCTGGGACGGCACCCTGCTCAAGGCGATCGAGAAGGCCATCCAGACCTCTGACCTGGGCATCAATCCCCAGAACGACGGCCGGGTGATCCGCCTGGGCTTCCCCCAGCTGACAGAGGAGCGCCGCCGGGATCTGACCAAGCAGGTGCACAAGTACGGTGAGGAGGGCAAGGTGGCCCTTCGGAACATCCGGCGCGAGGCCATGGATGAGATCAAAAAACAGGTCAAGAAGAGCGAGATCACCGAAGATGACCAGAAGCAGCTGGAAAAGGAGCTTCAGGACCTGACCGACAAGCGGTGCAAAGAGGTGGATGAGCTGACCGCAAAAAAGGAGCAGGAGCTGATGGCGGTCTGA
- a CDS encoding uridylate kinase yields the protein MEQPKYKRVLLKISGEALAGDASRGLDFNVIGQVCEVIKECTQLGVQVGVVVGGGNFWRGLKDGGDRMERVRADHMGMLATSINALALADVLEQKGVDVRVQTAIEMRAVAEPYIRSRAIRHLDKGRVVIFGCGTGNPFFSTDTAAVLRAAEIDADVILLAKNIDGVYSADPKVDPKAVKYDTITYDDVLAQHLQVMDSTATSLSMDNKIPVLLFALKDPQNIIRAVMGEKIGTIVKG from the coding sequence ATGGAACAGCCAAAGTATAAACGCGTGCTGCTGAAGATCAGCGGCGAGGCCCTGGCGGGGGATGCCTCCCGGGGACTGGACTTCAACGTGATCGGACAGGTGTGCGAGGTCATCAAGGAGTGCACCCAGCTGGGCGTGCAGGTGGGCGTCGTGGTAGGCGGCGGAAACTTCTGGCGCGGGCTGAAGGACGGCGGCGACCGGATGGAACGGGTCCGGGCCGACCACATGGGGATGCTGGCCACCAGCATCAACGCCCTGGCCCTGGCGGACGTGCTGGAGCAGAAGGGAGTGGACGTCCGAGTCCAGACTGCCATCGAGATGCGGGCGGTGGCGGAGCCCTATATCCGCTCCAGAGCCATCCGGCACCTGGACAAGGGCCGGGTGGTCATCTTCGGCTGCGGCACGGGGAACCCCTTCTTCTCCACGGACACAGCTGCGGTCCTGCGGGCGGCGGAGATCGACGCCGATGTGATCCTCCTGGCCAAGAACATCGACGGAGTTTATTCAGCCGACCCCAAGGTGGACCCCAAGGCGGTCAAATACGACACCATCACCTACGACGACGTGCTGGCTCAGCATCTCCAGGTGATGGACTCCACCGCCACCTCGCTCTCCATGGACAACAAGATCCCGGTGCTGCTCTTCGCTCTGAAGGACCCTCAGAACATCATCCGGGCGGTCATGGGAGAGAAGATCGGAACCATTGTAAAAGGCTGA
- a CDS encoding zinc/iron permease, with translation MAQALLWAAGGTGFTALLTALGAATVFFFRSRPDPTVHRIFLGFAAGVMIAASMWSLLIPAIEEAEAMGMVGWVPAAGGSVLGIAFLLAMDALLPQLTPESFRHLGRRTPLLVLAVTLHNIPEGMAVGISFALASQGDTPAQLTAAVALALGIGIQNFPEGAAIALPLRQEGLSRAKSFWMGALSGVVEPIFALLTVLMVGSLQPLMPWLLSFAAGAMLYVVVEELIPGAHLEDHSSRGGTLGVMAGFLLMMILDVALG, from the coding sequence TTGGCACAGGCACTGTTATGGGCCGCCGGCGGAACAGGGTTCACCGCTCTGCTCACCGCCCTGGGGGCGGCCACCGTATTTTTCTTCCGGAGCCGCCCTGACCCCACGGTCCACCGGATCTTCCTGGGGTTCGCCGCCGGCGTGATGATCGCCGCCAGCATGTGGAGCCTCCTGATCCCCGCCATCGAGGAGGCGGAGGCCATGGGCATGGTGGGATGGGTCCCGGCCGCTGGGGGGTCCGTCCTGGGCATCGCCTTCCTGCTGGCCATGGACGCCCTGCTCCCCCAGCTCACCCCTGAATCCTTCCGCCATCTGGGCCGCCGGACCCCCCTTCTGGTCCTGGCCGTCACTCTCCACAACATCCCGGAGGGGATGGCGGTGGGCATCTCCTTTGCGCTGGCCTCCCAGGGGGACACCCCCGCCCAGCTCACCGCCGCCGTCGCTCTGGCCCTGGGTATCGGCATCCAGAACTTCCCCGAGGGGGCTGCCATCGCCCTGCCTCTGCGCCAGGAAGGGCTCAGCCGGGCCAAATCCTTTTGGATGGGGGCCCTGTCCGGCGTCGTGGAGCCCATTTTCGCCCTGCTCACCGTCCTGATGGTGGGCAGCCTCCAGCCGCTGATGCCCTGGCTGCTCTCCTTTGCAGCCGGCGCCATGCTGTATGTGGTCGTGGAGGAGCTGATCCCGGGCGCCCACCTGGAGGACCACTCCTCCCGGGGCGGAACTCTGGGGGTAATGGCCGGGTTCCTGCTCATGATGATCCTGGACGTAGCCCTGGGCTGA
- a CDS encoding sporulation sigma factor SigG, which translates to MQNKVEICGVNTSKLKVLKNDETQALLLRAKQGDMKAREELIAGNLRLVLSVIQRFANRGENADDLFQVGCIGLIKAIDNFNTDLDVRFSTYGVPMIVGEIRRYLRDNSTMRVSRAMRDTAYKVLQAKEAYMAEHQREPTVDEIARMLELKREDVVFALDAIVDPVSLYEPVYSDSGDTICVMDQVRDSKNTDENWLEQIALREAIAKLSDREKRILSLRFFQGKTQMEVSTEVGISQAQVSRLEKNALRQIKKDL; encoded by the coding sequence ATGCAAAACAAGGTGGAGATCTGCGGGGTAAACACGTCAAAGCTGAAGGTCCTGAAAAACGATGAGACCCAGGCCCTCCTGCTCCGGGCCAAGCAGGGGGACATGAAGGCCCGGGAGGAACTGATCGCGGGCAACCTGCGGCTGGTCCTCTCGGTGATCCAGCGCTTTGCCAACCGGGGGGAGAACGCGGACGACCTGTTCCAGGTGGGGTGCATCGGCCTCATCAAGGCCATCGACAACTTCAACACGGATCTGGACGTGCGCTTCTCCACCTATGGCGTGCCCATGATCGTGGGGGAGATCCGGCGGTACCTCCGGGATAACAGCACCATGCGGGTGTCCCGGGCCATGCGGGACACGGCGTACAAGGTGCTCCAGGCCAAGGAGGCCTATATGGCCGAGCACCAGCGGGAGCCAACCGTAGACGAGATCGCCAGGATGCTGGAGCTCAAGCGGGAGGACGTGGTCTTTGCCCTGGACGCCATCGTGGACCCGGTCTCCCTCTACGAGCCGGTGTACTCCGACAGCGGGGATACCATCTGTGTCATGGATCAGGTGCGGGACAGCAAAAACACGGACGAGAACTGGCTGGAGCAGATCGCACTGCGGGAAGCCATTGCCAAGCTGTCGGACCGGGAGAAGCGCATCCTGTCCCTCCGTTTTTTTCAGGGAAAGACCCAGATGGAGGTGTCCACCGAGGTGGGGATCTCCCAGGCCCAGGTGTCCCGCCTGGAGAAGAACGCCCTGCGCCAGATCAAAAAGGACCTGTGA
- a CDS encoding diaminopropionate ammonia-lyase: MEHFASVLRPRGQRPGADLTLTSPGEAEKARRFHSGLPGYAPTPLVSLDGLAHSLGVSKIWIKDESKRFGLNAFKALGGSYAMARCLSEKLGKPLEEMSFEELCAPAARRALGDITFVTATDGNHGRGVAWAARLLGQKAVVYMPKGSAAERLENIRAQGAQAEITEYNYDDAVRLANRMAEEHGWILIQDTAWPGYEEIPAHIMQGYTTLAAETLQQLEEQGAERPTHLFLQAGVGSFAGAALGFFTSVWGEERPVTAIVEPDRADCLFRTAQADDGALHFVTGDMDSMMAGLCCGEPCTISWKIIDAYADAFLSCGDGYAARGMRLLARPEEGDPAVVSGESGAVTAGVLDALMRGDAPSEVRQALGLNESSRVLLVSTEGDTDQENYQRIINGED; this comes from the coding sequence ATGGAACACTTTGCATCTGTCCTGCGCCCGCGGGGGCAGCGTCCCGGGGCCGACCTGACCCTGACCAGTCCCGGGGAGGCGGAGAAGGCCCGCCGCTTCCACAGCGGCCTGCCAGGCTATGCCCCCACTCCGCTGGTATCCCTGGACGGCCTGGCCCACAGTCTGGGCGTGTCCAAGATCTGGATCAAGGATGAGTCCAAGCGGTTCGGCCTCAACGCCTTCAAGGCGCTGGGCGGGAGCTATGCCATGGCCCGGTGTCTGTCGGAAAAGCTGGGGAAGCCCTTGGAGGAGATGAGCTTTGAGGAGCTGTGCGCCCCCGCCGCCCGCCGGGCGCTGGGGGACATCACCTTCGTCACTGCCACCGACGGAAACCACGGCCGCGGAGTGGCCTGGGCGGCCCGGCTGCTGGGCCAGAAGGCGGTGGTCTACATGCCCAAGGGGAGCGCGGCGGAGCGGCTGGAGAACATCCGCGCCCAGGGCGCCCAGGCGGAGATCACCGAGTATAACTATGATGACGCGGTCCGCCTGGCGAACCGGATGGCGGAGGAGCACGGCTGGATCTTGATCCAGGACACAGCCTGGCCGGGCTATGAGGAGATCCCCGCTCATATCATGCAGGGCTATACCACTTTGGCCGCCGAGACCCTCCAGCAGCTGGAGGAGCAGGGGGCGGAGAGGCCCACCCATCTGTTTCTCCAGGCGGGGGTGGGCAGCTTCGCCGGTGCGGCGCTGGGCTTCTTTACCTCCGTATGGGGGGAGGAGCGGCCGGTCACCGCCATCGTGGAGCCAGACCGGGCCGACTGCCTGTTCCGCACCGCCCAGGCCGACGACGGGGCGCTGCACTTCGTCACCGGGGACATGGACAGCATGATGGCGGGTCTGTGCTGCGGAGAGCCCTGCACCATCAGCTGGAAGATCATCGATGCCTACGCGGATGCCTTCCTGTCCTGCGGGGACGGATATGCCGCCCGGGGAATGCGTCTGCTGGCCCGGCCGGAGGAGGGCGACCCGGCGGTGGTGTCCGGGGAGTCCGGCGCAGTGACAGCCGGGGTGCTGGATGCCCTGATGCGGGGAGACGCCCCGTCAGAGGTGCGGCAGGCGCTGGGCCTGAACGAGTCCTCCCGGGTGCTCCTGGTGAGCACCGAGGGGGACACCGACCAGGAAAATTACCAGCGGATCATCAACGGGGAGGACTGA
- a CDS encoding queuine tRNA-ribosyltransferase: MFQILKTEGRARRGVFTCAHGTAQTPVFMNVGTQGAIKGAVSSHDLKTLGCQIELSNTYHLHLRPGDGVVRQLGGLHRFMDWDGPILTDSGGFQVFSLSGLRKITEEGVTFASHIDGRRIFMGPEESMQIQSNLGSDIAMAFDECIENPAPFDYVEASCARTYRWLERCVAEHQRLNRQPGCVNPQQMLFGINQGGTYPELRVRHMEQIAQLPCDGFAIGGLAVGEPTQTMYDIIDAVEPHMPREKPRYLMGVGTPSNIIEGVARGIDFFDCVMPARNARHGKLFTWEGTINIKNEKYKLDDRPIDPACTCPTCAAFSRAYVRHLLAAGEMLAMRLAVMHNLHFYNELMARIRQALDEGRFEAFRAEYSEKLGRPAP; encoded by the coding sequence GTGTTTCAGATCCTGAAGACGGAGGGTAGGGCCAGGCGTGGCGTGTTCACCTGCGCCCATGGAACTGCCCAGACCCCTGTTTTTATGAATGTCGGGACCCAGGGGGCCATCAAGGGGGCGGTCTCCTCCCACGACCTGAAGACGCTGGGCTGTCAGATCGAGCTGTCCAACACCTACCACCTCCACCTGCGGCCGGGAGACGGGGTGGTGCGGCAGCTGGGCGGACTGCACCGGTTTATGGACTGGGATGGCCCCATCCTCACCGACAGCGGCGGATTTCAGGTCTTTTCTCTGTCCGGCCTGCGTAAGATAACGGAGGAGGGCGTCACCTTCGCCTCCCATATCGACGGACGTCGGATCTTCATGGGACCGGAGGAGTCCATGCAGATCCAGTCCAATCTGGGCAGCGACATCGCCATGGCCTTTGACGAGTGCATCGAGAACCCCGCCCCCTTCGACTACGTGGAGGCCTCCTGTGCCCGGACCTACCGCTGGCTGGAGCGCTGCGTGGCGGAGCACCAGCGGCTGAACCGGCAGCCCGGCTGTGTCAATCCCCAGCAGATGCTCTTCGGCATCAACCAAGGCGGGACCTACCCGGAGCTGCGGGTGCGGCACATGGAGCAGATCGCCCAGCTGCCCTGTGACGGCTTCGCCATCGGGGGGCTGGCGGTGGGGGAGCCCACGCAGACCATGTACGACATCATCGACGCGGTGGAGCCCCATATGCCCCGGGAGAAGCCCCGCTACCTCATGGGGGTGGGGACCCCCTCCAACATCATCGAGGGCGTGGCCCGTGGCATCGACTTCTTCGACTGCGTCATGCCCGCCCGGAACGCCCGCCACGGCAAGCTCTTCACCTGGGAGGGCACCATCAACATCAAGAATGAGAAGTATAAGCTGGATGACCGCCCCATCGACCCCGCCTGCACCTGCCCCACCTGTGCCGCCTTCTCCCGGGCCTATGTCCGCCATCTGCTGGCGGCGGGGGAGATGCTGGCCATGCGGCTGGCTGTCATGCACAACCTGCATTTCTATAACGAGCTGATGGCCCGCATCCGGCAGGCCCTGGACGAGGGGCGCTTTGAGGCATTCCGGGCGGAATACAGCGAAAAGCTGGGGAGACCGGCGCCCTGA
- a CDS encoding S-adenosylmethionine--tRNA encodes MKTSDFDFELPEELIAQTPLERRDASRLLTLDKYTGETGHHHFYELPRFLRPGDCLVLNDSRVLPARLIGRRSTGGACEVLLLIDRGEGLWECLVRPGRKMKPGAQLSFGEGKLTAAVEAELPGGNRLVRFHYQGIFLEILEELGRMPLPPYIKAELQDNERYQTVYSKVLGSAAAPTAGLHFTPELLRQVEEMGVRLCYVTLHVGLGTFRPVKEEEITDHEMHSEYCMVPGETARIINETRKNGGRVICVGTTSCRTVESFAAEDGTMEESAGWTNIFIYPGYRFKVLDGLITNFHLPESTLIMLVSALAGREHVLAAYREAVRERYRFFSFGDAMLIADFKEQEREKG; translated from the coding sequence TTGAAGACATCTGATTTTGATTTTGAACTGCCGGAGGAGCTGATCGCCCAGACTCCACTGGAGCGCAGGGATGCTTCCCGCCTGCTGACGCTGGACAAGTACACGGGCGAAACGGGCCACCACCATTTCTATGAGCTCCCCCGGTTTTTGAGACCAGGGGACTGCCTGGTGCTCAACGACTCCCGGGTACTGCCCGCCCGGCTGATCGGCCGCCGGTCCACCGGCGGCGCCTGCGAAGTGCTGCTCCTCATCGACAGGGGGGAGGGCCTGTGGGAGTGTCTGGTCCGGCCGGGGCGGAAGATGAAGCCTGGCGCTCAGCTCTCCTTCGGGGAGGGGAAGCTCACCGCCGCGGTGGAGGCGGAGCTGCCCGGCGGGAACCGGCTGGTCCGCTTCCACTACCAGGGGATCTTTCTGGAGATCCTGGAGGAGCTGGGCCGGATGCCTCTGCCCCCCTATATCAAGGCGGAGCTCCAGGACAACGAGCGGTATCAGACCGTCTACTCCAAAGTGCTGGGGTCCGCCGCCGCTCCCACCGCCGGCCTGCACTTCACGCCGGAGCTGCTGCGCCAGGTGGAGGAGATGGGGGTCAGGCTGTGCTATGTGACGCTCCATGTGGGGCTGGGGACCTTCCGCCCGGTGAAGGAGGAGGAGATCACCGACCATGAGATGCACTCCGAGTACTGCATGGTCCCCGGGGAGACCGCCCGGATCATCAACGAGACCCGGAAGAACGGGGGGCGGGTGATCTGTGTGGGCACCACCTCCTGCCGCACGGTGGAGAGCTTTGCAGCGGAGGACGGGACCATGGAGGAGTCTGCCGGCTGGACGAACATTTTCATCTATCCCGGCTACCGCTTCAAAGTGCTGGACGGGCTGATCACCAATTTCCACCTGCCGGAGTCTACGCTGATCATGCTGGTCTCCGCCCTGGCAGGCCGGGAGCACGTGCTGGCCGCCTACCGGGAGGCGGTGCGGGAGCGATACCGGTTTTTCTCCTTCGGAGACGCGATGCTGATCGCGGACTTCAAAGAGCAGGAAAGGGAAAAGGGCTGA
- a CDS encoding aspartate-semialdehyde dehydrogenase encodes MKKYKVGIIGGTGMVGQRFVTLMEDHPWFQLTAIAASPRSAGKTYEQAVSGRWAMKTPIPQQAKDLVVLDASADVEKIAGMVDFVFCAVDMKKEEIRALEEAYAKAEVPVVSNNSAHRWTDDVPMVVPEMNPEHLAVIPAQRARLGTRRGFIAVKSNCSIQSYAPALHPLMQFGIEKVLVCTYQAISGAGKTFERWPEMVDNLIPYIGGEEEKSEQEPLKVWGKVEDGKIVKAAGPAITAQCLRVPVSDGHTAAVFVTFRNKPSMEEIRETWKNFKGRAQELELPSAPKQFLHYFEEPDRPQARLDRDLEGGMAISLGRLRPDTQYDYKFVGLSHNTLRGAAGGAVLLAELLCAEGYI; translated from the coding sequence ATGAAAAAGTACAAAGTAGGCATCATCGGCGGCACCGGCATGGTGGGGCAGCGCTTCGTCACCCTGATGGAGGACCACCCCTGGTTCCAGCTCACCGCCATCGCCGCCAGCCCCCGTTCCGCCGGCAAGACCTATGAGCAGGCCGTCTCCGGCCGCTGGGCCATGAAGACTCCCATCCCCCAGCAGGCCAAGGACCTGGTGGTGCTGGACGCCTCCGCCGACGTGGAAAAGATCGCCGGCATGGTAGACTTCGTCTTCTGTGCCGTGGATATGAAGAAGGAGGAGATCCGCGCCCTGGAGGAGGCCTACGCCAAGGCCGAGGTGCCGGTGGTCTCCAACAACTCCGCCCACCGCTGGACCGACGACGTGCCCATGGTGGTGCCCGAGATGAACCCGGAGCATCTGGCGGTCATCCCCGCACAGCGCGCCCGCCTGGGCACCCGGCGCGGCTTCATCGCCGTCAAATCCAACTGCTCCATCCAGTCCTATGCCCCTGCCCTGCATCCCCTGATGCAGTTCGGCATCGAGAAGGTCCTGGTTTGCACCTATCAGGCCATCTCCGGTGCGGGCAAGACCTTTGAGCGCTGGCCCGAGATGGTGGATAATCTGATCCCCTACATCGGCGGCGAGGAGGAGAAGAGCGAGCAGGAGCCCCTGAAGGTCTGGGGCAAGGTGGAGGACGGCAAGATCGTCAAGGCCGCCGGACCCGCCATCACTGCCCAGTGCCTGCGGGTCCCCGTCTCCGACGGCCACACCGCCGCCGTGTTCGTCACCTTCCGCAATAAGCCCTCTATGGAGGAGATCAGGGAGACCTGGAAGAACTTCAAGGGCCGGGCCCAGGAGCTGGAGCTCCCCTCCGCCCCCAAGCAGTTCCTCCACTATTTTGAGGAGCCCGACCGTCCCCAGGCCAGACTGGACCGGGATCTGGAGGGCGGCATGGCCATCTCCCTGGGCCGTCTGCGCCCCGATACCCAGTACGACTACAAGTTCGTGGGCCTGTCCCACAACACCCTGCGCGGCGCCGCCGGCGGCGCGGTCCTGCTGGCCGAGCTGCTGTGCGCGGAAGGGTATATTTAA
- a CDS encoding 4-hydroxy-tetrahydrodipicolinate synthase, which produces MRTPVFTGSCPALATPFDQNGNINYDAFGKLIDAQIAAGVDAVCVCGTTGESATMSIREHIAAVEFCVKRVDHRVKVIAGTGSNDTSAAVYLSQHAQDSGADACLLVTPYYNKASQTGLIKHYEYIAERIELPMILYNVPSRTGVSFTAESYKVLAQNPKINGVKEASGNFSLLAHTRFLCPDDFYIWSGNDDQVVPMMSLGAKGVISVASNIIPEVMVKMSHLCLEGQFEDASKLQIAYMDLIDALFIEVNPIPIKAAMNLMGMEAGSLRLPLCDISHKNLETLRQAMGRMGLL; this is translated from the coding sequence ATGAGAACACCCGTATTTACCGGCTCCTGCCCCGCCCTGGCTACACCCTTTGATCAGAACGGCAATATCAACTACGACGCCTTCGGCAAGCTGATCGACGCCCAGATCGCCGCCGGCGTGGATGCGGTCTGCGTGTGCGGTACCACCGGCGAGTCAGCCACCATGTCCATCCGGGAGCACATCGCCGCGGTGGAATTCTGCGTCAAGCGGGTGGACCACCGGGTCAAAGTCATCGCCGGCACGGGCAGCAACGACACCTCCGCCGCCGTCTACCTGTCCCAGCACGCCCAGGACTCCGGCGCCGACGCCTGCCTGCTGGTGACCCCCTACTACAACAAGGCCAGCCAGACCGGCCTCATCAAGCACTATGAGTACATCGCGGAGCGCATCGAGCTGCCTATGATCCTCTACAACGTGCCCAGCCGCACCGGGGTCTCCTTTACCGCCGAGTCCTACAAGGTGCTGGCTCAGAATCCCAAGATCAACGGCGTGAAGGAGGCCTCCGGCAACTTCTCCCTGCTGGCCCACACCCGGTTCCTCTGCCCCGATGACTTCTACATCTGGTCCGGCAATGACGACCAGGTGGTCCCTATGATGTCCCTGGGTGCCAAGGGGGTCATCTCGGTGGCCAGCAACATCATCCCCGAGGTCATGGTCAAGATGTCCCACCTGTGCCTGGAGGGACAGTTTGAGGATGCCTCCAAGCTTCAGATCGCCTATATGGACCTGATCGACGCCCTGTTCATCGAGGTCAACCCCATCCCCATCAAGGCAGCCATGAACCTGATGGGCATGGAGGCTGGTTCCCTGCGTCTGCCCCTGTGCGACATCTCCCACAAGAATCTGGAGACGCTGCGCCAGGCCATGGGCCGCATGGGCCTGCTGTAA
- a CDS encoding 4-hydroxy-tetrahydrodipicolinate reductase yields the protein MQKIIISGCSGHMGRVVESLCAADPQVQVAAGFDILGSSDRDFPVFSSPAQFSGEADAVIDFSSPAALEGLLDFARATGTPLVLATTGYTPEQVAQIGAAALEVPIFRSANMSLGINVLLELVKKAASVLGDSYDIEIVERHHRRKVDAPSGTALMIADAAAGACGHETEYVFERHSVRHPRDKKEIGISAVRGGTIVGEHEIIFAGHDEVMEIRHTALSREIFAQGAVEAAKFMAGVKAPGLYDMSSLIR from the coding sequence ATGCAAAAGATCATCATCTCCGGATGCAGCGGCCACATGGGCCGGGTGGTGGAGTCCCTGTGCGCCGCCGACCCCCAGGTGCAGGTGGCGGCCGGCTTCGATATCCTGGGCTCCTCCGACCGGGACTTTCCCGTCTTCTCCTCCCCTGCCCAGTTCAGCGGGGAGGCGGACGCGGTCATCGACTTCTCCTCCCCCGCCGCCCTGGAGGGGCTGCTGGACTTCGCCCGGGCCACCGGGACCCCTCTGGTGCTGGCCACCACCGGCTACACCCCTGAGCAGGTGGCCCAAATCGGCGCCGCTGCCCTGGAGGTGCCCATTTTCCGCTCCGCCAACATGTCCCTGGGGATCAATGTACTGCTGGAGCTGGTGAAAAAGGCGGCCTCTGTGCTGGGGGACAGCTATGACATCGAGATCGTGGAGCGCCATCACCGCCGGAAGGTGGACGCTCCCAGCGGCACTGCTCTGATGATCGCCGACGCGGCGGCGGGGGCCTGCGGCCACGAGACGGAGTACGTCTTCGAGCGCCACAGCGTCCGCCATCCCCGTGACAAGAAGGAGATCGGCATCTCCGCGGTCCGGGGCGGCACCATCGTGGGGGAGCACGAGATCATCTTTGCCGGCCACGACGAGGTCATGGAGATCCGCCACACTGCCCTCTCCCGGGAGATCTTCGCCCAGGGCGCCGTGGAGGCGGCCAAGTTTATGGCCGGTGTGAAGGCGCCCGGCCTGTACGATATGAGCAGCCTCATCCGGTAA
- a CDS encoding desulfoferrodoxin: protein MKFYICEHCGNIVTFLQSSGVPVMCCGQKMTELVPDSTDAAQEKHVPVVTVEGSMVDVKVGSAPHPMIPEHYIQWVALETTEGCQIKYLEPGQAPEVKFALAPGDRVKAAYAYCNLHGLWRA, encoded by the coding sequence ATGAAGTTCTACATCTGTGAGCACTGCGGGAATATCGTCACCTTTCTCCAGTCCAGCGGCGTGCCCGTCATGTGCTGCGGGCAGAAGATGACCGAACTCGTCCCCGATTCCACCGACGCGGCTCAAGAGAAGCATGTCCCTGTGGTCACCGTAGAGGGCAGCATGGTGGATGTCAAGGTGGGCTCCGCCCCCCATCCCATGATCCCCGAGCACTATATCCAGTGGGTGGCCCTGGAGACCACCGAGGGCTGTCAAATCAAATACCTGGAGCCAGGTCAGGCCCCGGAGGTCAAATTTGCCCTCGCCCCCGGCGACCGGGTCAAGGCCGCTTACGCCTATTGCAATCTTCACGGGCTCTGGAGAGCCTGA